The genomic window ATACATTGATCATACTGCAGCAGCAGGTACTGCAAAAGGTACATAGAAATTATTCTGTAATCTGTCAACTGTGAGCTACCCATGGCAAGCACGACGCAAATACACTTCAAACTAGCACAATCACTTCCTGCATCAAGCTAATTGAACGGAGTCGctacttcaaaagaagcatcacTCACGTATGTATGAAAACAACACTCCCTCGACACAGGGATACCACCTGAGTTGCCATACTCTCCTAAATATTACACAAAACTCGAGAACCTCCTGTGTCTCCAAATAGAGTTTGCGCTCCTCTTGCAGTTAAAGACACCCAAAATTTTCTGTTCCTGAAAGGTTAACCGGATCTAAACAAATAAACCTATGCGACATCTCAGATTGGACAGTGCGGGGACGCAAAGCATGAGCACGAGCGACCGGAGGTGGAAGAAGGCGACTTACCGATTCCGAGATCCGGGTGGATGACGGCAATCTTAAGCCGTTTCGTCCTCGTTCCCGACGAAGCGCCGGCAATTTCTcctcccgccgccgccatctTCTCCGACTGCCGCAGTAGCCAGTCGTCGAGTTCCCCGATCCGAGATTACACACTCACAAGACGAAAGCCCGGCCCAAAAGGATCCACTCAATCCAGAGTTCCTTGAATAGCCTTTGCGACGCATAGCCCATGTTCAAACGTACCGTGCGCATTGGGCCTCTTTCGTCGTGGCCACGGCCCTGCCGTGCGCTTGCGGTGGTAGACACGTGGTGTGTTTGCAATatccatttaaaaaaaaatacagacATCTGGTTTAATAATATAAAAATTGTTTCAACTCAGTAAAATATGAAACCcgtttcatattttttttctaaaactatTCTCTATGTTTTCCAGAGTTAGGAACCACAATGTAGAGCGTGATTTTaggaaatactccctccatcccaaattgtaagtcattccaagaatcttggagagtcaaagtttttcaagtttgaccaaatttatataacaaaataataatatttatcataccaagtaagtatcattagattcttcattagttatattttcatattatacctatttgatgtcatcaatctttgtgtttctctctataattttagtcaaacttgaaaaagtttgactctccaagattcttggaatgacttacaatttgggatggagggagtacaagaaGTTCAGCATCATAATCCCGTCCACACTGTCTTCCTACTCGATCACATGATCCTGGTGCGTGCATAGACCTATGGCAGCAACAACGACTAAGCCCTGTTCGTCtgaacttatcagcctggcttatcagtTATGGGCCCCGTTCGCTTATCTTAAAATTGgctttgttcggcttcttttttcagccagaacagtgtttttctctcacaacagttcagccggaacagtgttttcagccagtttcagccaagtttcagaccagcgaacggggccatggtatagtgtttttctctcactacaaatcaacgaacaatactgtcggtgttttgtaaaccgcactagtaaatttatacgattgtcgtGCTGCTCTATGAAGACGATGGTATCATTCAAAAGACacgatgatttatactggttcaggtcggAGCCCTACGtacagtctcagagatgatcgagtgcgtgttcctcgcttgaatgctctgaagttcttacaataggaatgcaagaatggtggaagaggtaggagattaACTGCCTGAAGGGAAGCTTAAGGAGTTCGGAGGTTGTGAAGAATATGAAGATGTGTGGATGTTCAGGACGGAggatgccctggctgcccttatatagagtggGGGCCAGGACATGTATAAAGAAGAAGTTTCTCCCAACCgaggggtcgtgagcctgagggagggacctagttaacttggcttgcaagctacgtcgtcttgtggtgcacgtctaggcatggttgtcgtcatggtcttgtgcccatgtCGCGGTAAGGTGTGCCATGATGCTATTGTGCCGGCCGTGGCGGCActgtaggcacggtggtggttcgTCAGCCGTCATGTGCGATGTGGTCTCCGCCGTGGCCTTCGTCATTGCCTTCTGATCTCCTAGGGGcgtcgtacaggagttggtaggCGCCCCCAGGTCGTCGATCGCCTGGTTAGCTTGTGGAGTTGGTGGCCACGATCCGGGCTCTGGGGTCGTGGCTCCTGTCGGCCTGGATGGCCTCTAACTCAAGGCCTCCGTCGTGGATCACATCTCGTAGTGGGTAGAATCGTACATATGTCATGTTGGACCGTATTTGAACGACGGGTCGCCTAACTGGTAGTCATCGctgggcggtgttgtcttgttcgTGTTGCGTGGCACGgggatggcgtctgaccggaccgaggtgaccGATGTCCCCTTGGTCCTTACGGGGTCAGTACGGCGTGTCCACTCTTGTCAGAGCAGACATGCTTGGCTGGGCTCGACCTCTCTCCGTTCCTCCCAGGGGTCGGAACGACGGAGAGGTCGTGAACCCTTGTGCGGTGTGCGGCTAAGACAGAAGGGAGAGGTCGTGGCTGACTCCGTCCTTGGCGTCTAGCCTAGTCTGCTTGGCTTAGCTAGGCCTTGTCGTTTGGGCTTTCGCTAGTTGATGTATCATGGGCCgctcggcctgctaactaatcgatgccttgagacacATGGGATCATAATCATGACAAGTACTTTTCAGCCTATTTTTTCAGCGAATCGAACAGGGTCACCTAAAGCAGCAGTTGCGTCCATGCGAAAGTTGTTGACCGAGTCATAGGTGTTAGTCGGGAATCTGAGAAGTAACACACCGACTGTTGTTGATGGTCCAATAAATCTACACACGTCATTGCCATGATGTCCTACGAAGAAGATAATGTTACTACAAAGTTAAACCTCATGATACATgttgaattgtttttttttttggaattttcCATGTAAGTCTCGGTGGTTAGGCTAGACATTGTTGTTGAGGAAACGCTTTTTGCAGTTTGCACAATGGGTTGCGTTGAGGCATGCTGTGGTCTAGAAAAACTTGTCTTGATCTGCATCCTTCGTTTCATATTTGACCTAGTTCCAAATTTTAGAATACCATATAAGGTCCAAATAATTATAAGCAAGGAACAAAAAGGTACAacatgatttttttaaaaaaatgtgacactagttatatattttttttctaagttAAAACAATTTTTATTATTAAATAAGATTCTAttatttttaaatatatattGATTCTAGAAAATATTTGgatatttttttaaatatataCATAAAAAGTCAAATTGATCTCTTTGAACTATCACGAAAGGCTGATTATATACCTTCTTTGTTGCTGATGTGGCGCCAGATAGAATATCTGATGTGGCAGCTAAGTACTAAGAGCGTATCCAAGAGTTTTCTAAATTTTCCTCCTAAAAACACCATGTTTTTCAACTCTTAAAAAGATATTAGGAGAGAAAAAGAAGCTCATCTTCTGAGAGTACCTAATATTCCACTATAAAAACAAATTGATCGGTCTTAGAATGTTTTGTATCAGGAACCCTAAATTTATTTCTATACCCGTTTAAACTATCTCACCATATCTTTTTCTCTTACGCTTTTCTCACCTGGAACCTATATTTCCTCCTTTTTCCTTTTccactcccttcttcttctcagccTCGCAACAGAGCAGATCGCGCGTGCGCGTACCACCAGGCCACGACCGCCGCCGACCACGCCCACCCGGCCGCCAGCCACCCCAAGCCAACCCGCAGCATCCCTCTAAGCTTTATACTAGGTTTTACTACTTGATGGAAGAACCTACCGGAGACAGGGAGGATGGAAATGCAGCGGCTGCGGTGCGGCTTGCTTTGCCGGCGTCCATGGCGGGCGGAGAGGGAGAAAGCGCTAAGGCGAGGGCGAGCCAGCCGGGGTCGCAAGGCATATATGCAGCGGAAGAATCGTGCGTATCCTTACGTGCAAATGGGTATGTTTTCCAAAGTTCCTAGAAGATTAGGAGGTGATGTTAGGAACGGTTGGAGAGGTGTTTATTTAATCTTGTTAAAAATTAAATGATTAGGAGAGTGTTTTGGGATCTCTGCTCTAAGGGGGTAATTCTGATGGTTTCTAAGAGTTGGAGTAAAAGTCTGATTTTTCAATTGAAGACGACAAAATAAACTCGCGCAATAGTTGAGGCAGTTTAGATGGACTTTTTCCATTCAGATCAGAGAAGATGTGTGTCAACGATCAACGATGTCACTCGCATACAGTCCCTTTCACAATTCCAGTTCCCAGCCTCCCATGCAAACATGGACGCAACTTGGCAATTGCATACAAGTATTTATTCCCTTTGGCAGTTCAAGGCGATTATTATCGAGGCCCAATGTTCTGGCTCCTGGCCTCCTGGGCCACTGGCAGATTAGCAGCACACACAACCGGTAGGTCCGGTACACGTACACCTATATGCGGCAACGTTACACACACTGATCGACACACAAGGCTCTTTAGGCGGCGCCGTTCTTGGAAGGGCACGGCGTAGGACGGGCGTCGGGCGACTGGTTGGAGATGGAGATGAGCTTCGCCCTGTACCTCTGCTCCGCCACGTCCTCGTGCCCGTTCTCATccatgccgctgccgccgcctttGGGCGGCCTGATGACGGGCGCCCCGATCTCCGGTATCGACTGGGAGATCGCGATGAGGGACTGCCGCGCGGCTTCCATTTGCGTGAACTCGGCCGGTGCTGCTGCTCCGGGTGAGGCCATCAACTGAGTGCTGCAGTTCATGTTCAAAATCAAAGAGGAAGGTTGGTGAGAGCCATAGCTAAACATGGACACATCACACATGGTGCAGTGCAACTCTGATGAATGAATACTTTCTTTTTTTGGGGGCAAATGATGAATGAATACTTTGAACAGAAAGGAAATAGTAGCAGGTGGGAACATGCGTGGATGCACTTCACATGGGCAGCTGTTACCAGTAGCTATCAAGCGTGTGTACT from Miscanthus floridulus cultivar M001 chromosome 11, ASM1932011v1, whole genome shotgun sequence includes these protein-coding regions:
- the LOC136490825 gene encoding uncharacterized protein, translated to MASPGAAAPAEFTQMEAARQSLIAISQSIPEIGAPVIRPPKGGGSGMDENGHEDVAEQRYRAKLISISNQSPDARPTPCPSKNGAA